The genomic region CCGGAACGGCCGGCGCCGCCGCCTCAGCTCGGAGCCCGCCAGCTCTCCCGGCTTCTCGAGCACCAAGTGCTCTACCACGCCGGGCTCGGCTCCTTGCTCTGCCGGccttttttattcctcattttctttatctatatCCCCAGCTCCTTCTCGTCCGACCCGCTCACTGCTTTTTCATAAGTCCAATCCCCAAACTAAAAACCAGCAAACAATTTCGCTGTCTGCCGGAACCTGGAGCCAGGACCCCACGGAGGCCGGGTTTGTGCTCCCCGGTCTCTGACTTTGGGATTTCGGTCCCAGGCCCAGAGTGGGTAGGGGTGTCGCGGAGAGCAGTTTCCGTACCTGTATGCGTCCTTTTGTGGATCTTTAAGTTCTCAGAGCGCGCGAAGACCTTGCCGCAGCCAGGAAAGGGGCAGGGAAAGGGCTTCTCGCCCGTATGCACGCGGATATGGTTGACCAGTTTGTATTTGGCTTTGAAGGGTTTGCCCTCGCGCGGACACTCCTCCCAGAAGCAGATGTGGTTGCTCTGCTCTGGGCCGCCGACGTGCTCCACGGTGACGTGCGTGACCAGCTCGTGCATGGTGCTGAAAGTTTTGTTGCACGACTTTTTGGGGTTGGCCAGCTGCTCAGGCTCGATCCACTTGCAGATAAGCTCCTGCTTGATGGGTTGACGCATGTAGCGGAAGAAGGCGCCGGCGCCGTGGTGCGCGGCCATGTTCACATTCATGGGCCCGTAGCCGTGCAGCTGCGGCGCGGCATAGTGGTCCGAGCGGGGACTGGTCACCTGGCCGTACTGCTCGGGCCGCGGGTACATGTCCCCTGAGAAGCCGAGCCTCATTTGCCCATTGACTACGTTGGGCGACGCGTGGCCGGCCGCCTGCTCGTGAAGCCCGGGGAAGAGGAGGTGGCCCGCGGCGTCCGTGTGACCGTGAGGGCCCCCGAAGCCCCCGGCCGAAGCGGCGAACAGGCTGTGCTGAGCGCTGGCTGCCGCATCGCCAAAGCCCCGATTGCGGAACAGGAAGTCCCGCGTGGAGTTGAAGGCTGCGCTCGAGTAGGAGCCGACGTGGCCCGGGTGGTGATGATGGCCCAGGGCCGCGGCAGCTGCGTAGCCCGGCGCCTGAGACGTGAAGGCGGTCTGGCCGGCCGAGGCCAGCTCATGAGAGCTGGGGTTGAGCTTGAAGGCGCCCATGCCGTCGGCGAACGGGTTGATGCCCAGGCCCACGTCGCGCTCGGCCACGTCGCCCGCCGAGTGGTGGCGGGACGCGCCAAAGGTGGTCACGCCGATCGCTGGATACTGGGGGCCGGCGTCCAGGAGCATCGTGGCTGCTCCGGGCGAGCCCCGGcttcccccgcccccccccacccTCGCCCGCCGAGGAGGGAAAATCGGGAGGAGGTGGAGGACGCGAggctgaggaagaggaggaagaagaggaggagggagggggaaccGACCCACCTCGCGAAGTCCTAGCCCAGAGGCAGCGGCGCTGCGCTCCCGGGCGCTGGCCGGCCCAAGCGCGGGGAAGCCGGACGGCTGCGAGCGGCGAACAAGGAGGGCTCCCTCGCCCGCCGCGCAGACCCTGCCGACCCGGCTCACACTTTCTCGCCGATCAATCTCCGCCGAGAAGGCCCCGCGTCAAGGCTGCCCGGGGAAAAGCACAGAGCATCTCAGCCCCCCAAAAAAACTTCCTCTCGGATTTGCAGCATAGAGGAATGTGAGCGCCGGAGCCGCGAGTGCTCGCCCTCTCTCCGCCTCGCGCCGCGCGCCCCTCGTCACGTCCCTACTAGCCCCTcgccctttcttttctctctcctttctctcaggCTCTTCTCCTCGCTCCTTCACTCTGCTTTTTCCCCCCTctgctttttgaaaaaaaaaaaaaaggaagaaggaagaaagaaagaaaaagccaaagaaaagGCGCAAATCATGCACAATATTGTCTTTTGCGGTTTATCTTCCTGGGGAGAAACTTTCACCTCCTCAGCCGGGCGGTGAGCGCGAGACTGATAGCAGCAATCATTCCTGCAGATAAATGAATTGAAAGGACGACACCGTCCCCCCCTTGATGAATGGGAGCAGGGGGAGGTGTCACGTGCTGTCGACGAGGGAGCCCATTGGTGCGCTCGCGCTCCCCCCGCCCGCTGCCTCTGCTCTAACGGAGGGCGCGCAGAGGCGCCGCGAGCCTCTCATTGGCCTGCCCGCCTCATCAATCCCAGGTATTGTAAAGCGTTTGACATCCCCTTTTGACAAACAGGGCTGCCAGGagtagcaactttttttttttttagccaaattttttttccctcttctcatggaatttttttttttttttgccacgattccttttctttctctcagtcaTAGTCATTATCCCTCTCCTACCctaccttcctccctccttccctctctgtctgtctcctctctatCTTGTCCTTCTTCAAACCTGCTTCTCGCTGAGCGATTAGCTACTTTGGGTGTCTTCGGGAGGAGGCGGGGATGGAGCTAGTAAACACAGCTAAGGCACTTCTAGAATGTCTCGATTCAGcaactttcttttctctctgccccATCCCCCCCCCCTTAAGAGCAGCAAAGGAGGCTTTTGTTATTTGCTCCTTttgaagttttctttccttttgcatcGTCACCCTTTGGTTTATAATTTAAGATTATAAATTAACACGGACACTCTCTATGCAATACATGTGATTTCTCAGAGTAACCAGTGCCTCgaatttctcatttttatcaAATCAATCAGATCTCCTGTGCCCCGccccaaataaataaacacaGGTTGATGAGGGCTCTTAACTTTCCAGGTTATTGTGGTTTGTTTGTAATTTTTGCAGGAAAATGGGAAACATTGTTTccggttttcttttttttttctccctcttgtattttctcttctctcctttttcccaTATCTTTCTCGGCTGCCCCCGTCAACCCCCTCCCTCTTGCACTCCTGTTCCCAACCAGGGCCCCCCTTTCATTCAGGTAAAACTGTAAATTTCCCAATGCGCCATTGTTCGTCTGGGCTGCCCAAAGCTCCCTAGCGATCCTCGAATACTTTTTTGGTATTTAAATCTCAGATAGATAGGACCAATGTAAATTTTGTGACATTCAAACCTTTTCTAGTTCACAAATCAGTCACCCTTGTCACAGTTATTGAAATTCCGCAACTCGCCACACCAGGACGGTGGAAAAAGCGGGCGCGGTCTTTGTTGCCGACCAGGCTTTTGATCGCCAGAGAAAATTTACTTACCTTCAGATGAgtgagcagaaaaagaaataacactcCCTTTGATTTAGTTAGGAAAATGCAGACATTTGGATTCAGTGCAAACATACAACACTCGCTTGTTTTCGCGATGCGGCCCTCGATTAACCTGTCTTTGCCGAGCGCAAAGTCTATTCAACAACTGCGCGTAGTTGTTTTTTGTCCGGTCTACAAAGAGCCATTGACTATATATTAAAATGATTGTTGAAAGGTAGAGGAGTATGGCACTTAAaagcaggggagggggctggaaatccctgtgactcaatcaattaaGCCGAGCAACATTTATGCATTTCAAAAAATGCACGCGGATGCGGGGGGTTGGGGAATGAAGGTTGCATTTCTCCGCAGCTCTGTTTAAAACCCAGCAGCTCCAGCCGAGGGTTTAGCCTAGGCGTCTGCATATTCATTAGGTCTAATTATTTTCTAGTAAGGAAAACACAAAAAGCCAAGAGTCGGAATCCTTCGATTTGCCCTTTGTTTCTAACTTCATTTGGCTTCTTTGCAGCTGAATCACAGCTCTAAACTCTTTTTCCAGACAAAGAAGCTTCAACTCATCCTTTCACAGGCGGCCCAGTTAGGAAATTCACCAGGGCTCAGGCCAGAGGAAAGTGAAAATGAACGTTTTTGCCCGGTCGCCCGCTCGGGTTGCACCGACTGGAGGAAGCTAGGGTCAGCGACCGCCGCTCCTCGCCTTTCTGGTTTTCTGGTCTTTTCACCGACTAGATTCCGGTTTGAGGTCAGCGAGCTGGGCTGTGCTTTCCCTTGGCTCTCCCGTCTCAAAACCCGGCTTGTGTAGCCGGGATGGTTTCTCAGTGCCTGAAGGAACCTGGTCGAGCATTTGCGATGGTTGTACTGGGAGATAGAAATtcgagaaagaaaaaatatatatatcaaatggTCTGTCCCCAGCAACAAGTCTGAGTCCAGCCGCCCAGCATTCCCCGTCAACTTTGAGTGGAACCGGGATGGAGAGTGGAGGGAAAGGGCTGGGGTTGAGGggtcatttgttattttttaaaaattattatacactttttccaaaatgagagagagagatctgaACAACACGGAGtcttttcttctacctggaaGAGGAAGTTGGATTCTGCTTTCCCCTGCAGTTGTAAAAACCTTCTCTAGAGGCTGTTCTTCTCTCGCTGAGGAGAACAAATATTGAACACACCTCGCCTCGCCTTTCAAAAAAAACAAGGGAGGGGGCCTGAGGGGGGTGGGTAGCCgttgggaagggggagggaaaataattcttcaaaaaagaaaagtcagtcCTCTCCTCTGCAGTCCGTGGAAAATCCAACGGGGACGTTGACAAGAGGGTATTTTTAGGAAACGCGTCCAAATATACAGGGTAAGAGTGaatgtgaggggaaaaaaaaaagttgtgggtTGTAGAAGTTATCAAGTGGGATTTGCGGCGCTCTCTGCAGGAAACGCGAACGGCTCCAGTTCAAAGCCACATGCACCAACGTGACATATAAGCCATTAAAATATCATCCTGACGGCTCATTTCTGCTTCATCATACATTCCCTAACTGCTTCCCGAAAGCTGGAAAAGGAGAAATGAAGGATGACCGCCTCGCCGGAACCACAAAAGAGAGGCTTGGAGGGGTTTGTGGTCCCCCCTCAGCCACCCCGAAGTGATGTGCAGAAATGAGGCGATCCTGGCAACAGGTGGAGCGGGGTAAGTGTGTGAGTCCAGGGGGCAGACAGCTTGGACCCTGTACCCCCAGTGGAAGCGGAGAAAGCGCCTTTATGAGGGCTTTTGGCTCCCAAGCTTTACTAGGGGAAGAGGCCCAGCCAGGGTTTCTCCCTCGTACTCTCCCCCATCAGCCCCCCAACCATGGGTACAGGCCCCACCTCACTGACACGGATaggaggcgggggggggggggggttgccgAAAGGCAGCGCTGCAGATGAGTCTATCCTTTCTTCCCAGGAGGAGGGTGAGGGGGACGAATGGGGCTCCCACTGGCACAGGGACTACAAGCAGCTTGTTGCCGGCCagtcttccctttccttctagtAAATGGCCTGGGTGCCCCACCGTGGACACCAGAAGGGGACTTGTGGCCCGGAGCTTCTCTCACTCGGTGAGAGGGGCCCGCGTCAGATGGGGGTCCCTGCAAGCGGCTTCTCCGCCCTACCCCCACGGTGTTGGTGGGGAGGGGCTTGGCTTCCCCTCCCCAGGGTCAAAGGAGCCAAGTTAGCAGGCCTGGCTGGCAGCAAGACCACGGAACTTCTCCGCCCCAACCTAACGGCGGTTGCCAGCTGGTTCTGCTGCCGGGCTCGACTCCTCGCCCTCCGGCATCCTCGTCCTGCCTCGGGACGCTGACCCCTGGGATTCGCTCTCTTTGCGCGGCCGCCCGCGGGTTCGGGACTTCGATCTCTTTCTTCGGGATGCGAACGAGGCTGGGACTAGCTCTCTGGGGAGCAGGCCGCAGCCGCTTCAGTCTCTGGGCACGACTCTAGTCTAGTCCCAGGAGGACTCGAAATTAAGAGCGAAGTGAGGAAAGAACCAAGTCGGGCTGTGACTGAAAGCTCAAAGGTTTGACCGGAAAGTTTGGGGTTGACGAATGGCCCATGGGAACAGTTGGGAACCCTCGAGGTCTTAGGAATGGAGAGGGGATGTTGCAAGGCTGCACCTCCGCCGGCCCGTCTGCAGGAAACTCTCTTTGGATTCCAAGGTCATATTTCTCCCCTCTTTCCGACAGTACTGGCCTCGCTGCGACCCATACCGCTGCACCACCTTCCCTTCCTCTATCTCAGCCGCCTGaaaattgggggagggggaaggctgGCAGAAGGAAAGGGGTCAAAGGGAGAATTAAACGCCCAAGCTGGTCCTCAGGAGATCCATTGCTGCGGACGCTACTCTGGACACCCGGAGGTCGTCCAGCCCCCAGCCTTGAGCTGAGGGAACCCGAGCTCCTCGCCCTGAGggaataagagaatgaaaaaaagaccCTCGCACACCCCGACCTCGCGGCCCGAATTCGTGGTGTTTGAGGGCCCAGGCAAGGGTGGCCAGCAAAGTGTGTGTTGCAGCGTGCTACAGCAAGCtgtgggcagaggccaggagcCGGTTTCTGCCGGGGCTGGAAAGCGCCCCGCCAGCCTTCTGCGGTCGCTGCTTTGCACAGCTCCCAGGTCAAGCTGTGGCGGAAAGGCTGGCACACCTTGTAGTGCCTGATCCCGCTGGCTAGCGGGTAAATCAGTGTGGAGTAAAGTTGACGGCTCGGATCCTGAAGTCGTGAGCTTGAAAAGCAAGCTGCAGGTGACCTCTGACCTAGGCTAGGCCTGCAATGGCCAGCGTGACCCCATAACGTGCAGCCTCGGCACTCCCGCAAAGAAAAACGGTGCCTTTTGCACATACCCAAAGCCCCTCCTTCTTGTCTCTCCCTTCGCACAATCAATCACTGGGGCTGGCTGGCACCCTTTCTTCTTCCCAAGGAAGGCAGATCCCAATAAGTCTCCAGGCTGTGCTCCCCAACTGATTATTCACCACTGGTATAGGGAGTGTCTGGAGCGAGCATGCAGGAAAAATCAAGTGGAGCCCTTCCCCGGCCTCGCACACTCTGAGCCTGGTGGGACTTAAGGTCCGGGGGATAGTGATTGCCCTCAAATCCTCTCACCCTTCCTTCAGCTAGGTGACTAGTTTGCTAAGTGGTGTGGAGTTTGAACCAAAGGAGAAAATGTTTCCCCTGGCTCCCCACAGGCCCTAAGATAGAGACCCCTGCTATATAGAATGCAACTTGAGGTCCCATTGCCAATCTAATCTGCCTTGCCTCATGCGTTTGCATGCCTCTGGCTTCCTAATGTGCAAAGGGCTGCCGGGACCTGGGGGGAGAAGTGACTCAGACCTCTTAGAGGTCGACTGGGGCAGTGGCAGCATTGTAGGTGGACTGAGGTCTCTGTGGACCTCAAACCCATTTCCCTTGGAACCCCAAAAGTAAATTCTGTTAGCTCAACCAATCAGGATTTTCCTGTGCCGGACATCCTGCCTGAGGGATTTCAGAGCAAGGACCCCCAGGACATTACCTTTCTGTGGGGATGCAATGTTGGGCCTCCTTTCTTTCCTGATTTGTGTGGGAAGGAGCTGTATCTTTAGGGAAGGATGTCTTTGGTCATCcttgagaataaataaaatcctcTGGGAAAAGGTGagtgtgcccccacccccagacctggacctagaaaagaagggagaagtgTGAAAATGGCCAAGCTATTTCAAGCCCGGGTTGGGGTTTGGGATAGAAAAAGAGAGCTTTGAACATAGAGAACTGAAGCCCTTTGAGTTAGCAGATCCCCTCTTGCATTTGGCCTGTGGTTCAACAAGTTAAACAACGGCTTGTTCCGTGGGCTGTAGTGTCAAGATGGGCAGACATCCTCATTGACAGAGGGCTTGCTGTGTTTGTCCAGCCTGAGACCTTTTCAATAACTGTTTGTCTTTCTAGGCCAAATTGATGGTCGGGGCTGGGTGGATAGCCTCTGTTTGGCTGCTGTCAGGAGAGAAGCAGAGGTCCCAGAATGGTTTTTTAAGGACAGGCTTTAAAATGCTCAAATACTTGTTAGTTCTTTCCCCAGGCTGAATTTAATAAGGAACACATATATCTTAGGAGGGTGTTACGTCTGACCTTCCCAACTAAGAAGTGGGGACAACAggacaaaatgacaaaaatgctaccttttaaaataatttgatgaaCTTTATATTAACTTTGAAAAATCAACCAGTGATGAATCCCAAATGGGTCTGGAGTGGAGGGAAGGCAGAGGATCATGGAGGCTAAGGGATTCCATACCATCACATGGGAGAGCAGGATCTTCAAAGCTTCGAAGAAATACCTGTTCTCAGTCTCAAAACTCAAAACTCAAAACTCATTTTTTAACCTGCTTATCTCCCAGAGGATAGTAAGCCTTCTACCTATTAAATCGCACTagaatcaacaaatatttttaaatggggcTTCTTATAGAATTCAAATAATAGAAGTTTGAGGTTTTATGGTAACTGCCTGAAAGGGAAGCTTCATGCCACCTGCAAGGCAGAACCATAGAGTTTCAGATAAAAGTCTAGTTGGTAAattaaggttttaaaatatttttatcaacaaggttatatattttttgcaataAATATGTGCAGTTCCCAGCAAAGTTCTTATCCTTAgtttccaaatttaaaaatggtcaaggAAAGACTGAAATACTCTCTTCAGACCAACATCTTTTACTAACACAGAATCTTGCCACGCAGCCAATTATGAAATTGTTTAACTAGTGACTGTTCCCCTTTTATTACCAAACAGGTTCAGAGTAAGAAAATGAGATATAAAACATCCTTGGTGATGAGGAAACGACTACGACTTTATCGAAACACCCTGAAAGACTCCAGTAAGTTAAGAATCATTTGAATCTTCGTTTGCtgcagtgtttgtgtgtgtgtgtgtgtgtgtgtgtgtgtgtgtgtgtacgtgtgtttGGTAgggagttttgttttcttttttggttacatGGGTATGAGTTTAGTGTATTTCTTGATTTCAATGAAACTTAGAACACCACCTTGGTGTTTGATACATTTGACACAAATCAGCTACACAACGTCCCACCAGCAGCTGACTAATCCCCTCCATGTCTACTCATCTGGATGTTCTAGAATTAATATTTGACGACTCTCTCATTGAAACAACCACCCCTGACCTTCTGCAGTGCCACTGTCACATTATTCTATGACATATTCATCTTGAATTCATTTCCGGACGATTTGATTGGAATGAGCTTTGACATGTATTGGCTTCCATGAAAGGAGCAGACTTTGATCTTGGTGATGGGGTTTACATGATATGCATCATCTTTACCAGGAACACCAGCCTTCTGCAATGTGGCCGCAACAATGTTTCCACAATGCAGTGTCTGAAAGGAAATGACTGACAGCCGCTCTTTCAGGAATACCTTCATTGTGcggaatttaatttaatattccaTTTAGAATAAGCATATGATTTAGGGTTGAGTGTTTTCCCTTCAAGGCGTCTAGTTTCCCTCATTTCACTACACCACCAGCTGATGGTTTCTTCCAAAGATGTTCCATTATTGCTAGGGAAAGCACCCTTCTTAACAAAAGTTAAATGGACAATTCAGGaagtctttctcttttattattttagaatgGTTTGATGGCAGAAATCTCTAGAGAGATATGGTTACTATGTAAATTCAGTTGTTTTGATTATTTAATGCAGTTCTAGAAGCTCCTTTAGCCATGTTTCTTAATCATTCGTCAAAAGGCATTTTCCAGAACCCGTGCTTAGAAATTTAAATTCTAGCCAAGTATACTTTTCTTCCATACTCAGTTCCATTAATGATGATTATAGCCCAAACTTCCATAGCAAATGGGAGGAATACCCTCCTTTTCTCTAAAATTCTGATAGATCTCATCTCTTGGTACAATTTGGGATTGTATATGCAGGCTCCTGGGGCTCAAGTTATTTGTTTTCATAAGACTAGAGGCAACCTCCTACCACAGGACTCCTAGAGTCTGTCCGTGAATAGTCTAGGCAGAGATTTGCTCCTTATTTTGGGTGATAATCCTGACccagaaaatgggaaagaaaggacTGAGTAAATGACAGTAGATCTCAATGCAGAATATTTAGACAACTGGTCTGGAAGGCTTGTGCTTGGCCAAGCTCTGCATAGGAGCTGTTAGCTTCTGAGATCCAGCTCTGAGCATAACCTGGAACAGATAATCATCATTTAGCATTGCTTAAaagatcaaaatggaaaaatacctaGCTATTGATCCAACATTTcccccatttctttccttttcagagCTCAAGAGTTGAGCCAGGGATGTGAGGAGCTCTGGAAAATAATAGAGtcaccaaatatttttatttctatacagTAGATTAGAAAACCACTGTAAATTATGCCACTACATTGGCCTGGCTGGGGTGAACAAAGGTCTTGGGGCTTGATTATGGGCACTGGTTTGCAGAGGCTCTCAAAACAGAAGGATATGGCAAGGCCAAGGCAAGTAACATGGTTTGGTGTTTGGTAGTGGAATCTGATCCAAACAGACCTCCATAAAAGCCCCcactgcttatttatttatttatttatttattttaatctctgCCAGAGATCACTGGGCAACAGGATGCACCTTTTCTCTGAAAATTGAGCAGGAAAGTGGAATCAATATTATAACCCTGAGCACAGTTAGGAAGAGAATGCTCCAGCCAAGCATTTAGTGTTGGGGCAGTGTGTCAAGATAGCTTTGTGAAAGAAAACTTCTGAGGAGATACCCCTCCTCAGTCTGCTCAATTGGATAGTCTCTGAAACCTGGGCTTCTTATTCCTTGGACACTGGAAGTCTCAACAGGTCCCTTCTGGAGACTCAAATGTGCATCCCAGACATTGGTGCCTCACCTGTCATCTGTGGTTAGCTGGATATTGCTTTGGGACTTATTTCAGAGTTACTCCTTGAATACACTTATGAAATTACTCAATTTCCCTGTCTATAAATATTAGTGGATAAAggggcagttttttgttttgttttgtttttgtttttgttttgtttgtttgtttttctccctgtGGCTGTCCTGGGGAAATGTCCCTCTGGGAAAATGCCTGACCCCATTGCTGATTTTAGCCAGCCAAACTATGGACCATTTGACTCCAAATTTCTTGCAAGGATCAGGGCAACTTCAGTGACATGCAGACCACTGACTCCTGGCTACTCAAGAATCATCTTCCCAGGATGGGCCCAAATGTTTTTTGCACTTCAAGGGAAGACTGCATCTGGGAAGGAGCTCTATGGGGCCAAGCTCCTGTCAGTGATTTTGGCTGAATCAGATGTGTCTGCTCTTTTGCTGCTGGCACAAAGAGTCACACACATGTTCAGAGCTCTTCAAGGGCAAAGTTAACAACAGGGAATGTGTAATATACTAACAGTGCATATATGTAAAACCTCTGCTTCTTAACCCTGGAGTCCACAAAGCCCGTGGTTAAAGTACAGGACTTGGATGGCAAAAATTGCATCTTTATTTTTGCTACCTTTTTAACTGAAAGTTAAGGTTTTCTTCCATTATGACTGTGGGCAAAAAAACACAGGATTGTTAAGAGTTCACCAGCTTCCTCAGACTTCAAAAGGGATCTACAGCCTAAAACAGGTTAAGAACTCCTGCTGTGTATTGCTACTCAAGCTTTtggcggcggggggggggggggtcagatTAAATAGATTAAGGTATCCATTTTGGTGTGAATCAGAGCTTTAATCCAACTTAAAATGGATGGTGGGTTTGTAAAACATTCTGAACAGTCTGTTGTAAATCACCTAGGTTCAGgtgaaagagaatattttaattgcTGGACTATTGTTAGAGTGCCTTGCACTTGGGCCCAAATGTCAAAGGGGAATTTGACTAAGCTGGGTGTTGAGGAAAGGATAGGAGTAACAGTTGGGTGAGGGGTCCTAGAGATGAACACgctctttttttagttttatttcgttttctttaaaaaaaaaaaatagtattcagAGTCCTTTGTGAATTCAACCCAGACTCACCTCAACAACTGCATCAAATAGCAAGACACCTGCATGGCGGGAAACCTTGAAACCACTCAATGAGAGATGGGAACACCTTGTTAGAGACTAGGACCGGCGAGTACTTTGAAGAAGGGAAAATCCTACCCGAGACCAGCCAGGGGAGGCAACTCTGAATAGAGGAGGAACCCCGGAAAGTGAGGAAGTGGGGGAGGGTAAAAGCCAGAAAAGGAGCCAAATTCCCAAAGTCTGGTCTCAAAACTGCTTTGTGGAATCCCGTGGTTTCAAAAACAAAAGGATTCCGACTATCAAACGCTGTCCtcggactttttttttttttttttttttttttaatgcttaggCGGCATCTATTGCTAGCTTTGCCTAAATTCTTCCTGTCGCAGAAGCAAAAAGACCCGGACTGGTCAAAGCAGAAGGAAATTGTTGTGGAAGTTAATCGCTCGCTAAAGTGAGACATCGAGAGCGCTCAGAGTGGGGAACAATGCCTTAAATAAAGAAAGTCTCAAAGAATCTGCCAAACATTATAAATTAGctaataatttctaaaaatttaaaagaagtcCTTATTTACCAGACAGGAAATGTATAAGAACAGTCCTtggtgctggggggtggggtggggggtgggggcggctcAGTCAACTCTGAGCCAGAGTTCCTTGTAAACTGCCCAAACTTTTCGCTCCTGCTAATGCGTACAGGGTCTTTTACTCAACTCTTAGAATTGCTCGTAAAAATCCCAGCCCTTCTCTGCTTTGGAGGAGCTTTCTACTGTCACCAGGGAGGCCCGAGCACTTACGCCGGCATTTTCAGCTACAGCGAGCGAGGCAGGAGTTTGGGCCAGAAGCCCTTTAAATCGCAAGACCGTGCAGCCGGCCCCAGCCGGTCCCTGCAGACAAAAGGCACTCCCCCTGTTTACGCCACACTCGGCTGGCCAAAAGTGAAGGTTTTTTCGACCGCTGCCCCTCCCCTCTCCCGCTCCCCACAGTGGCGCCCGCAGCCTGGGGGGTTGTCCCCCGGAAGGAAGCCTGCAGAACTTCTGGCCCGCAGATCCACAAGCTCGTTCAGAGCCTGGGCGGGGAAACGTCGTGGACACTCTTCACAGAGTCACGAAGGAGAAATGGGAGGAAGGCAGAGACTCGTACCGCAGGCAACAAGTGGCAAGAGCTAAGAGTGGAAGTGCCACCTAAATCTTTCCAAGAGGCTGCGTCGGGCGGCAGGGTACAGAATTCAGGGCACTATATCGTCCCGGGTGGGTGATACCCGGAGGCTAGGACCCTTTGGTCCTCGCTGCGCTCTTCTCGCCTTTGTTTCTTTGGCAGGTCTGCCCGCCGGGTCCGTGTAGTTACTGGCGAGAAAGGTTCTCAGGTCCTGTCTGGAGGGCTTGGGGTGAGTTGGAAGCCAGCTTTTCCCAGGCCAGCTCCGGCTCGGTCCATTTCTGGCTCGAATCAGTGACTGATACTTGGTTTCGCGCAACTCTGAGTGCACCAGGCACCGGGGAGGATGGACCCGCGAGGCTAAGAGCGAAGAAGATAGcggggagaagaaagaatcccAGTAAGAAGGCGAACTGTGATCGCAAAGGTTGGAAGataaggagagggagggagggaaagagaacaagaaagatgaaggaaaagaggaaTTTCAGACTGTGCGAGGAAATAAAATTAGGCTCAAGGGTCACTAGCCTACCACCTCTCCCTTTTCCCCAGCAGTTTTTCTGTTGCATCTTCATGTCCCTTGCTGCCTGCCTCGGCCTTTTCTCAGTTTGCGGGACGTGCTA from Choloepus didactylus isolate mChoDid1 chromosome 1, mChoDid1.pri, whole genome shotgun sequence harbors:
- the ZIC1 gene encoding zinc finger protein ZIC 1 isoform X2; the encoded protein is MGAFKLNPSSHELASAGQTAFTSQAPGYAAAAALGHHHHPGHVGSYSSAAFNSTRDFLFRNRGFGDAAASAQHSLFAASAGGFGGPHGHTDAAGHLLFPGLHEQAAGHASPNVVNGQMRLGFSGDMYPRPEQYGQVTSPRSDHYAAPQLHGYGPMNVNMAAHHGAGAFFRYMRQPIKQELICKWIEPEQLANPKKSCNKTFSTMHELVTHVTVEHVGGPEQSNHICFWEECPREGKPFKAKYKLVNHIRVHTGEKPFPCPFPGCGKVFARSENLKIHKRTHTGEKPFKCEFEGCDRRFANSSDRKKHMHVHTSDKPYLCKMCDKSYTHPSSLRKHMKVHESSSQGSQPSPAASSGYESSTPPTIVSPSTDNPTTSSLSPSSSAVHHTAGHSALSSNFNEWYV
- the ZIC1 gene encoding zinc finger protein ZIC 1 isoform X1; the protein is MLLDAGPQYPAIGVTTFGASRHHSAGDVAERDVGLGINPFADGMGAFKLNPSSHELASAGQTAFTSQAPGYAAAAALGHHHHPGHVGSYSSAAFNSTRDFLFRNRGFGDAAASAQHSLFAASAGGFGGPHGHTDAAGHLLFPGLHEQAAGHASPNVVNGQMRLGFSGDMYPRPEQYGQVTSPRSDHYAAPQLHGYGPMNVNMAAHHGAGAFFRYMRQPIKQELICKWIEPEQLANPKKSCNKTFSTMHELVTHVTVEHVGGPEQSNHICFWEECPREGKPFKAKYKLVNHIRVHTGEKPFPCPFPGCGKVFARSENLKIHKRTHTGEKPFKCEFEGCDRRFANSSDRKKHMHVHTSDKPYLCKMCDKSYTHPSSLRKHMKVHESSSQGSQPSPAASSGYESSTPPTIVSPSTDNPTTSSLSPSSSAVHHTAGHSALSSNFNEWYV